In Stenotrophomonas sp. 610A2, one DNA window encodes the following:
- a CDS encoding DUF2238 domain-containing protein: MTAAKKAAFIGVLVVFALTWIKPLWPVEQALHSSLTVLGLLALWWVDRRWPLGSGAFAAICGFIILHCIGARWLYSNIPYDQWAQALFGWSPNAAFGWERNHFDRLIHLLYGICFTPALTQLARRTWPALRVGQAFTLAVMTIMCTSLAYEWLEWGIALALSPEAAEAYNGQQGDIWDAHADMLLATLGSLALWPLLRKSRA; this comes from the coding sequence ATGACAGCCGCCAAGAAGGCCGCCTTCATCGGCGTGCTTGTTGTATTCGCGCTCACCTGGATCAAACCGCTATGGCCTGTCGAACAGGCCCTGCACAGCTCGCTGACCGTGCTCGGCCTGCTCGCGCTGTGGTGGGTGGACCGCCGCTGGCCCTTGGGTAGCGGCGCGTTCGCGGCCATCTGCGGCTTCATCATCCTGCACTGCATTGGCGCCCGTTGGCTGTACTCCAACATCCCATATGACCAATGGGCGCAGGCATTGTTCGGCTGGTCGCCGAATGCCGCGTTCGGCTGGGAGCGCAATCATTTCGATCGGCTGATCCACCTGCTGTACGGCATCTGCTTCACCCCGGCGCTGACCCAATTGGCCCGCCGCACCTGGCCGGCGCTACGCGTTGGCCAGGCCTTCACCTTGGCGGTGATGACCATCATGTGCACCAGCCTGGCCTACGAATGGTTGGAATGGGGCATCGCGCTTGCGCTGTCACCGGAAGCTGCCGAGGCCTACAACGGCCAGCAGGGCGACATCTGGGACGCACATGCCGACATGCTGCTGGCCACGCTGGGCAGTCTTGCGCTGTGGCCGCTGCTGCGGAAATCCCGCGCATGA
- a CDS encoding aminoglycoside phosphotransferase family protein: protein MNDPASDPLRTEQRLQWAATALGDPATTLERASVDAGFRSYWRSNSMRGSHIVMDSPPGLEDVRPWLRMHDLLEPRGVRVPQVLARDLDNGFLLLEDLGGPTLARFITDDTADAWFDASFAQLIRLQQIPVPEGMGAFGEALLQRDAGLFEEWFVQRHLGLTLDCGESEQLQLVQRRLMDNALNQPQVLTHRDFMPRNLMPVEGGPAVLDFQDLVSGPIAYDPASLFKDAFLSWPLEKVDAWLARYHARASAAGLPIRPWPQFLRDADWMGVQRHLKILGIFVRLRDRDGKGHYFEDAPRFINYLDEVLPRYPELAPLQDLFERRFKPAMAAKASA from the coding sequence ATGAACGATCCCGCTTCCGATCCACTGCGCACCGAACAACGCCTGCAGTGGGCCGCCACCGCACTTGGCGACCCCGCAACCACACTGGAGCGCGCATCGGTCGATGCCGGTTTCCGCAGTTATTGGCGCAGCAACAGCATGCGCGGCAGCCACATCGTGATGGACTCGCCGCCGGGGCTGGAAGATGTGCGACCGTGGCTGCGCATGCACGATCTGCTGGAGCCGCGTGGCGTGCGCGTGCCGCAGGTACTGGCACGCGACCTCGACAATGGCTTCCTGCTGCTGGAAGACCTCGGCGGGCCCACCCTGGCACGCTTCATCACCGACGACACGGCCGATGCATGGTTCGATGCCAGCTTCGCGCAGCTGATCCGCCTGCAGCAGATTCCGGTACCGGAAGGCATGGGTGCGTTCGGCGAGGCACTGCTGCAACGCGATGCCGGCCTGTTTGAAGAATGGTTCGTGCAGCGCCACCTCGGCCTGACCCTGGACTGCGGTGAGAGCGAGCAGTTGCAACTGGTGCAGCGGCGTTTGATGGATAACGCCCTGAACCAGCCACAGGTACTGACCCACCGCGACTTCATGCCGCGCAACCTGATGCCAGTCGAAGGCGGCCCGGCGGTGCTGGATTTCCAGGACCTGGTCAGCGGCCCGATCGCCTACGATCCGGCCAGCTTGTTCAAGGATGCATTCCTGAGCTGGCCGCTGGAAAAAGTGGATGCGTGGCTGGCCCGCTATCACGCCCGCGCTTCCGCCGCCGGCCTGCCGATCCGGCCGTGGCCGCAGTTCCTGCGTGATGCCGACTGGATGGGCGTGCAGCGCCACCTGAAAATCCTCGGCATCTTCGTGCGCCTGCGTGATCGCGATGGCAAGGGCCATTACTTCGAAGACGCACCGCGCTTCATCAATTATCTGGATGAAGTGCTGCCACGCTATCCGGAACTGGCGCCGTTGCAGGATCTGTTCGAACGCCGCTTCAAACCGGCGATGGCCGCCAAGGCTTCCGCATGA
- a CDS encoding DUF2066 domain-containing protein — MRRSLVTILFLALCLPISLVQAQSSGMRTEGDVAGARSAYEAEVPVNSQSEADRNGGLARALGAVLAKLSGDRSALARPGVAQALRSAKDMVEGYDYRQDQSVSASGAPSFRTMLVARFRQDDVDGLVAALGLPVWPQPRPKPVVWLAIDDGSGPRLVGVPQSNAARPLLDRAVERGFKLGLPAGGAAEQALVGAIWRQDTAAVARASARYSPPMQLVGKLYRGKGGGWVADWVFVDNGRELSKWTTTDGDARRAMIGGADGAADALVRRYAKAPVGGAAGVYRIVVSGIRSADDYLRLAATLQRVAVVKSIVPIQASGDRLELDVELMSGLPGFNRMLGSDAALQPVGAVADDDADAGTEQNTSRRAEYRIR, encoded by the coding sequence ATGCGCCGCAGCCTGGTCACAATCCTGTTTCTGGCGCTCTGCCTGCCAATTTCGTTGGTGCAGGCACAGTCGTCCGGCATGCGTACCGAAGGGGACGTAGCCGGCGCCCGCAGTGCCTATGAGGCCGAGGTGCCGGTCAACAGCCAAAGCGAGGCCGATCGCAACGGCGGGCTGGCGCGTGCGCTGGGCGCGGTGCTGGCCAAGCTGTCCGGCGACCGCAGCGCGCTGGCGCGGCCGGGCGTGGCGCAGGCGCTGCGCAGCGCAAAAGACATGGTCGAGGGCTACGACTACCGCCAGGACCAGAGCGTGAGCGCCAGTGGCGCGCCGAGCTTCCGCACCATGTTGGTGGCGCGCTTCCGCCAGGATGATGTCGACGGGCTGGTCGCCGCGCTGGGCTTGCCGGTGTGGCCGCAGCCGCGCCCGAAGCCGGTGGTCTGGCTGGCCATCGATGATGGCAGTGGCCCGCGCCTGGTCGGTGTGCCGCAGTCCAATGCGGCGCGGCCGCTGCTGGACCGCGCGGTCGAGCGCGGCTTCAAGCTCGGGCTGCCTGCAGGTGGCGCGGCTGAACAAGCCCTGGTGGGCGCGATCTGGCGCCAGGACACCGCCGCGGTTGCGCGGGCCTCGGCACGTTATTCGCCGCCGATGCAGCTGGTGGGCAAGCTGTACCGCGGCAAGGGCGGTGGTTGGGTCGCAGATTGGGTGTTCGTCGACAACGGCCGTGAGCTGTCCAAATGGACGACGACCGACGGCGATGCGCGGCGGGCGATGATTGGTGGTGCCGATGGTGCCGCCGATGCGCTGGTACGTCGCTATGCCAAGGCCCCGGTGGGCGGCGCGGCAGGTGTTTACCGGATCGTGGTCAGTGGCATCCGCAGTGCGGACGACTACCTGCGCCTTGCGGCCACCTTGCAGCGAGTGGCGGTGGTCAAGTCGATCGTGCCGATCCAGGCCTCGGGCGACCGCCTGGAGCTGGATGTCGAGCTGATGAGCGGCCTGCCGGGCTTCAACCGCATGCTGGGCAGCGACGCTGCGCTGCAGCCGGTGGGTGCGGTAGCTGACGATGATGCCGATGCCGGTACCGAACAGAACACCAGTCGCCGCGCGGAGTACCGCATTCGATGA
- the murU gene encoding N-acetylmuramate alpha-1-phosphate uridylyltransferase MurU, with protein MKALIFAAGLGERMRPLTDHTPKPLLAVAGVPLIEWHLQRLAALGVSDVVVNTSWLATQFPEKLGDGSRWNLRLHYLYEGPVPLETGGGMHNALPLLGEAPFLAVNGDIWSDFDFADLPREPRGNAHLVMVDNPVQHPRGDFILDTDGRLHDNGEQARLTFAGIGIYRPQLLQGWQAVIGNADGSAETPPRFKLAPLLRAAMASDGISGQHHQGRWTDVGTPERLQQLESQLLL; from the coding sequence ATGAAGGCACTGATCTTCGCTGCCGGGCTGGGCGAGCGCATGCGCCCACTTACCGATCACACGCCCAAGCCGCTGCTCGCTGTCGCAGGCGTGCCCTTGATTGAATGGCATCTGCAACGTCTGGCTGCGCTGGGCGTCAGCGATGTGGTGGTCAACACCAGTTGGTTGGCGACGCAATTCCCGGAAAAACTGGGCGACGGCAGTCGCTGGAACCTGCGCCTGCACTATCTCTACGAAGGACCGGTGCCGCTGGAAACCGGCGGTGGCATGCACAATGCACTGCCACTGCTCGGCGAGGCGCCGTTCCTGGCGGTCAATGGCGATATCTGGAGCGACTTTGATTTCGCCGATCTTCCGCGCGAACCGAGGGGCAATGCGCACCTGGTCATGGTCGACAATCCCGTGCAGCACCCGCGTGGTGATTTCATTCTGGATACCGATGGCCGATTGCACGACAACGGCGAACAAGCGCGGTTGACCTTTGCCGGCATCGGCATATATCGACCGCAGCTGCTGCAGGGCTGGCAGGCAGTGATTGGCAATGCCGATGGCAGCGCGGAAACACCACCGCGCTTCAAGCTCGCTCCCTTGCTGCGCGCAGCGATGGCCAGCGACGGCATCAGCGGCCAGCATCACCAAGGCCGTTGGACCGACGTAGGCACCCCCGAGCGCCTGCAGCAACTGGAATCCCAGCTTTTGTTGTAG
- a CDS encoding AI-2E family transporter yields the protein MSTDTAEMEIALFLRRVKWVVLTAFGLWVMWLLAPVLTPFVVALMLAWLGDPLVDRLEARGRSRNTAVVLVFVLMILLLALALLILVPLIQRQIITLIAALPQGQDWLMSTAIPWLEQKTGLEIMAWLDPGRLFEWVRSHWQQAGGVATTFFGYVSRSGFAMVAWVINLALLPILAYYFLRDWDKLVERVASMIPRNHIEVVSRLARESNDVLGAFIRGQIVVMIALGIVYAAGLSLVGLNLGLLIGLVAGLISFIPYLGATTGVVMAVLAALVQSQGFDLQLLVLVGVVFTVGQLLESYVLTPRIVGDKIGLHPVAVIFAVMAGGQLFGFLGMLLALPAAAVINVLLRYAHQRYRQSELYAGHGPTIVLDPRSLDVSADLSIVSKDVEPK from the coding sequence ATGAGTACCGACACAGCGGAAATGGAAATCGCGCTGTTCCTGCGCCGTGTCAAATGGGTGGTTTTGACTGCTTTTGGACTGTGGGTGATGTGGTTGTTGGCACCGGTGCTGACCCCGTTCGTGGTCGCGCTGATGCTGGCCTGGCTGGGCGATCCGCTGGTGGACCGGCTGGAGGCCCGTGGTCGTTCGCGCAACACCGCGGTGGTGCTGGTGTTCGTGTTGATGATCCTGTTGCTGGCCTTGGCGCTGCTGATCCTGGTGCCCTTGATCCAGCGCCAGATCATCACCTTGATCGCTGCCTTGCCGCAGGGGCAGGACTGGCTGATGAGCACGGCGATCCCGTGGCTGGAGCAGAAAACCGGGTTGGAAATCATGGCCTGGCTGGATCCGGGGCGTTTGTTCGAGTGGGTGCGCAGCCATTGGCAGCAGGCCGGTGGCGTCGCCACCACCTTCTTCGGCTACGTGTCGCGCTCGGGCTTTGCGATGGTGGCCTGGGTGATCAACCTGGCCTTGCTGCCGATCCTGGCCTATTACTTCCTGCGCGACTGGGACAAGCTGGTCGAGCGGGTTGCATCGATGATCCCGCGCAACCATATCGAGGTGGTGTCGCGTCTGGCGCGTGAATCCAACGACGTGCTGGGTGCCTTCATCCGCGGCCAGATCGTGGTGATGATTGCGCTTGGCATCGTCTACGCAGCGGGCCTCAGCCTGGTTGGCCTGAATCTGGGGCTGTTGATCGGCCTGGTCGCTGGCTTGATCAGCTTCATTCCTTACCTGGGGGCAACCACCGGCGTGGTGATGGCGGTGCTGGCCGCACTGGTGCAATCGCAGGGCTTTGACCTGCAGTTGCTGGTGTTGGTTGGTGTGGTCTTCACCGTTGGCCAGCTGCTGGAAAGCTATGTGCTGACGCCGCGCATCGTCGGTGACAAAATTGGCCTGCATCCGGTTGCGGTGATTTTCGCGGTTATGGCAGGTGGCCAGTTGTTTGGCTTCCTGGGAATGCTGCTGGCCCTGCCAGCGGCGGCGGTGATCAACGTCCTGTTGCGTTATGCGCACCAGCGTTATCGCCAAAGTGAGTTGTATGCCGGCCACGGGCCGACGATTGTGTTGGATCCGCGCAGCCTTGATGTGTCGGCGGACCTGAGCATCGTGTCGAAGGATGTAGAACCTAAGTGA
- the hda gene encoding DnaA regulatory inactivator Hda → MSVPQLPLALRYPPDQRFETFIGAPDGALAQLRAVANGDSQDWIYLVGAGATGKTHLALATCAAALQAGRRPAYLPLQAAGTRLQDALEALEGHDVLALDGLEYVAGRREQEVTLFEFHNRARAADVTVIYTSRLPPDGLGLVLPDLRSRLSQCSRITLEPLDAEGRGAVLRERSVRRGLVMDEATLDWLLTRTGRDLSGLVSLLERLDRESLAAKKRITMPFLKRVLENGPG, encoded by the coding sequence GTGAGTGTGCCGCAGTTACCGCTGGCCTTGCGTTACCCGCCAGACCAGCGCTTTGAAACCTTCATCGGTGCGCCCGACGGCGCGCTGGCGCAGTTGCGCGCCGTCGCCAATGGTGACAGCCAGGATTGGATCTATCTGGTTGGCGCTGGTGCTACCGGCAAGACGCATCTGGCCCTGGCAACCTGCGCCGCTGCACTGCAGGCCGGGCGCCGCCCTGCATACCTGCCACTGCAGGCAGCGGGGACGCGCCTGCAGGATGCATTGGAAGCGCTGGAAGGGCACGACGTGCTGGCGCTGGACGGGCTGGAATATGTTGCTGGCCGACGCGAGCAGGAGGTGACCCTGTTCGAGTTCCACAACCGCGCGCGCGCTGCCGACGTGACCGTGATCTATACCTCGCGCCTGCCGCCCGATGGCTTGGGACTGGTACTGCCAGATCTGCGCTCACGGCTGTCGCAGTGCAGCCGCATCACCCTGGAGCCGTTGGATGCCGAAGGCCGTGGCGCGGTGCTGCGTGAGCGTTCGGTGCGGCGCGGATTGGTGATGGACGAAGCAACGCTGGACTGGTTGCTGACCCGCACCGGGCGCGACCTGAGCGGGCTGGTGAGCTTGTTGGAACGGCTGGACCGCGAATCGCTTGCAGCAAAGAAGCGGATCACCATGCCGTTCCTGAAGCGGGTGCTGGAGAATGGGCCGGGTTGA
- a CDS encoding M20 family metallopeptidase encodes MDSAKIGQFLSDKWDSDIVPQLVDYIRIPNKSPMFDANWVANGYMEQAVTLMENWAKAQTIPGLQVEVVRLEGRTPLLFLEIPATGPETGDDTVLLYGHLDKQPEMTGWDDDLGPWIPVLRGDKLYGRGGADDGYAIFGSLAAVLALQEQGLPHARCVILIEACEESGSYDLPAYVDHLADRIGQPSLVVCLDSGCANYDQLWCTTSLRGLTGGNFTVKVLNEGVHSGDASGVVPSSFRLLRQLLSRIEDEKTGRILLDGLHVEVPAERLEQAKRAADVVDTAIFDKFPLVDGLKPMSEELTELVLNRTWRPALSVTGIGGMPPLESAGNVLRPETSVKLSLRLPPTANGKACGELLKEALLRDPPNGAHVSLDLEKASTGWNAPAMAPWLEQSIDDASQAFFGKPAMYMGEGGSIPFMGMLGEKFPGAQFMITGVLGPHSNAHGPNEFLHIPMGKRVTSCVSKVLFDHHAASLRGETSGSPVAADSGTRHGGHGCC; translated from the coding sequence ATGGACAGCGCCAAGATCGGCCAATTTCTCAGCGACAAGTGGGACAGCGACATCGTTCCGCAACTGGTCGATTACATCCGTATCCCCAATAAATCGCCGATGTTCGACGCCAATTGGGTCGCCAACGGCTATATGGAACAGGCCGTCACCCTGATGGAGAACTGGGCCAAGGCGCAGACCATCCCCGGCCTGCAGGTCGAGGTGGTTCGCCTGGAAGGGCGTACCCCGTTGCTGTTCCTGGAAATCCCGGCCACCGGCCCGGAAACCGGCGACGACACCGTCCTGCTCTACGGCCACCTGGACAAGCAGCCAGAAATGACCGGCTGGGACGACGACCTCGGCCCGTGGATTCCGGTGCTGCGCGGCGACAAGCTGTACGGCCGCGGCGGCGCTGATGACGGCTACGCCATCTTCGGCTCGCTGGCCGCAGTGCTGGCGCTGCAGGAACAAGGCCTGCCGCACGCCCGCTGCGTGATCCTGATCGAAGCCTGCGAAGAATCCGGCTCCTACGATCTGCCGGCCTATGTCGACCACCTGGCCGATCGCATCGGCCAGCCGTCGTTGGTGGTGTGCCTGGATTCGGGCTGCGCCAACTACGACCAGCTGTGGTGCACCACCTCGCTGCGCGGCCTGACCGGCGGCAACTTCACCGTCAAGGTGCTCAACGAAGGCGTGCACTCCGGTGACGCCTCCGGCGTGGTGCCGTCCAGCTTCCGCCTGCTGCGCCAGCTGCTGTCGCGCATCGAGGACGAAAAGACCGGCCGCATCCTGCTCGATGGCCTGCACGTTGAAGTCCCGGCCGAGCGTCTGGAACAGGCCAAGCGCGCTGCCGACGTGGTCGATACCGCCATCTTCGACAAGTTCCCGCTGGTCGATGGCCTCAAGCCGATGAGCGAGGAGCTGACCGAACTGGTGCTCAACCGTACCTGGCGCCCTGCCCTGTCGGTGACCGGCATTGGCGGCATGCCGCCGCTGGAATCGGCCGGCAACGTGCTGCGCCCGGAAACCTCGGTGAAGCTGTCGCTGCGCCTGCCGCCGACCGCCAATGGCAAGGCCTGCGGCGAACTGCTGAAGGAAGCCCTGCTGCGTGATCCGCCGAACGGCGCCCACGTCAGCCTGGATCTGGAAAAGGCTTCCACCGGCTGGAACGCACCGGCAATGGCACCGTGGCTGGAACAGTCCATCGACGACGCCAGCCAGGCTTTCTTCGGCAAGCCGGCGATGTACATGGGCGAAGGCGGCTCGATTCCGTTCATGGGCATGCTGGGTGAGAAGTTCCCGGGTGCGCAGTTCATGATCACCGGCGTGCTCGGCCCGCATTCCAATGCACACGGCCCGAACGAGTTCCTGCACATCCCGATGGGCAAGCGCGTCACCTCCTGCGTGTCCAAGGTGCTGTTCGACCACCACGCCGCCAGCCTGCGTGGCGAGACCAGCGGTTCGCCGGTGGCCGCCGACAGTGGCACCCGCCACGGTGGCCACGGCTGCTGCTGA
- the purN gene encoding phosphoribosylglycinamide formyltransferase, with translation MSASPRLAVLASGRGSNLQCLLDAIAAGQLDAQIVGVFSDKPEAVALAKVPPAQRWARSPKDFADREAFDSALADALAASQPDWIICAGYMRILGANFVQRFSGRLINIHPSLLPLHKGLHTHAQAIAGGHTEHGASVHFVVPELDAGAVIAQARVPVLANDSAETLAKRVLAVEHPLLLASVQLLVAGRVAEQDGVVQCDGQSLFSPLRLDSAGTLRR, from the coding sequence ATGAGTGCCTCGCCACGCCTAGCCGTGCTTGCCTCCGGGCGTGGTAGCAACCTGCAGTGCCTGCTTGATGCAATTGCCGCAGGCCAGCTGGATGCGCAGATTGTCGGCGTGTTCTCCGACAAGCCAGAAGCTGTCGCGCTGGCAAAAGTGCCGCCCGCGCAGCGCTGGGCACGCTCCCCCAAGGATTTCGCCGACCGCGAGGCTTTCGACAGTGCATTGGCTGATGCGCTGGCTGCAAGCCAGCCGGACTGGATCATCTGCGCCGGCTACATGCGCATCCTGGGCGCCAACTTCGTGCAGCGCTTCAGTGGCCGCCTGATCAACATCCACCCCTCACTGCTGCCACTGCACAAAGGGCTGCATACCCATGCCCAGGCCATTGCCGGCGGCCACACCGAGCACGGTGCCAGCGTGCATTTCGTGGTGCCGGAACTGGATGCTGGCGCGGTGATCGCGCAGGCACGGGTGCCCGTACTGGCCAACGACAGCGCCGAAACCCTGGCCAAACGCGTGCTGGCGGTGGAGCACCCGCTGCTGCTGGCCAGCGTTCAGCTATTGGTCGCCGGCCGCGTGGCTGAACAGGACGGCGTGGTTCAATGCGACGGTCAGTCCCTGTTTAGTCCATTGCGCCTAGATTCCGCCGGAACCCTCCGCCGCTGA
- the purM gene encoding phosphoribosylformylglycinamidine cyclo-ligase, which translates to MTSPSTSANSPLTYRDAGVDIDAGNELVERIKPLVKRSFRPEVMGGLGGFGALFDLSNKYREPVLVSGTDGVGTKLKLAQQLGRHDTIGIDLVAMCVNDVLVQGAEPLFFLDYFATGKLDIDTAAAVVGGIANGCTEAGCALIGGETAEMPDMYAPGEYDLAGFTVAGVEKSELKDGSAVALGDVLIGIASSGPHSNGYSLVRRIYERAGSPAELVLEDGVKLVDALMAPTRLYVKPILSLLKTHGAAVHGMAHVTGGGLTENIIRVVPEGLGLNIDASSWTLPPVFQWLQREGNVADSEMWRTFNCGIGFVLLVPADQVAAINATLDTLELAHWQIGEVVAENGAERVHIG; encoded by the coding sequence GTGACCAGCCCCTCGACCTCTGCCAACTCCCCCCTGACCTACCGTGACGCCGGTGTCGACATCGACGCGGGCAACGAACTGGTCGAGCGCATCAAGCCGCTGGTAAAGCGCAGCTTCCGCCCGGAGGTGATGGGCGGACTGGGTGGCTTTGGCGCCCTGTTCGACCTCTCCAACAAGTACCGCGAGCCGGTATTGGTCTCCGGTACCGACGGCGTCGGCACCAAGCTGAAGCTGGCACAACAGCTCGGCCGCCACGACACCATCGGCATCGATCTGGTCGCCATGTGCGTCAACGACGTGCTCGTGCAGGGTGCTGAACCGCTGTTCTTCCTGGATTATTTCGCCACCGGCAAGCTCGACATCGACACCGCCGCGGCCGTGGTCGGCGGCATCGCCAATGGCTGCACCGAGGCCGGTTGCGCGCTGATCGGCGGCGAAACCGCCGAAATGCCCGACATGTACGCCCCGGGCGAGTACGACCTGGCCGGCTTCACCGTCGCCGGCGTCGAGAAGAGCGAACTCAAGGACGGCTCGGCCGTTGCCCTCGGCGACGTGCTGATCGGCATTGCCTCCTCCGGTCCCCACTCCAACGGCTACTCGCTGGTCCGCCGCATCTATGAGCGCGCCGGCAGCCCGGCCGAGCTGGTGCTGGAAGACGGCGTCAAGCTGGTCGATGCGCTGATGGCGCCGACCCGCCTGTACGTCAAGCCGATCCTGTCGCTGCTCAAGACCCATGGCGCAGCCGTGCACGGCATGGCCCACGTCACCGGCGGCGGCCTGACCGAGAACATCATCCGCGTGGTGCCGGAAGGCCTGGGCCTGAACATCGACGCCAGCAGCTGGACCCTGCCGCCGGTATTCCAGTGGCTGCAGCGCGAAGGCAATGTGGCTGACAGCGAAATGTGGCGCACCTTCAACTGCGGTATCGGCTTCGTGCTGCTGGTGCCGGCCGACCAGGTTGCCGCCATCAATGCCACGCTGGACACCCTGGAGCTGGCGCATTGGCAGATTGGTGAAGTGGTGGCTGAAAACGGCGCTGAACGCGTCCACATCGGCTGA
- a CDS encoding GlsB/YeaQ/YmgE family stress response membrane protein: MSGLFGSDSWLYIILIGFFVGLLGRFFMPGNNRMGCLLTIVLGVAGAVFAGWFGREMGWYSAGQPAGFVGAVLGAIVLLALLRLISGGKKR; this comes from the coding sequence ATGAGCGGACTGTTTGGCAGCGACAGCTGGCTGTACATCATCCTGATCGGCTTCTTCGTCGGCTTGCTGGGGCGCTTCTTCATGCCCGGCAACAACCGCATGGGATGCCTGCTGACCATCGTGCTCGGCGTCGCCGGCGCGGTATTCGCCGGCTGGTTCGGCCGTGAGATGGGCTGGTATTCGGCAGGCCAGCCGGCCGGCTTCGTTGGCGCCGTCCTCGGTGCAATCGTGTTGCTGGCGCTGCTGCGCCTGATCAGCGGCGGCAAGAAGCGCTGA
- a CDS encoding DUF3108 domain-containing protein, giving the protein MKLSRSPLRFLVVATLAAASLPALAIEPFTANYQASYMGMQANGVMTVAAAGNNQWRYSLQIKNPMADLSQATVFDEHGGKLRPLSSHDRSVVLIKRKQVDARYDWNSNQATWTGDVKPDRSGPIRLQNGDMDALLINLAIARDVADGKPLNYRMVDDGRIKPMTYRVIGKENMTIGGKQQEATKVSRVDGNKEQIAWIVPGMPVPARLLQRENGQDALDLTIKSIQ; this is encoded by the coding sequence ATGAAGCTTTCCCGTAGCCCCCTGCGTTTCCTCGTCGTCGCCACCTTGGCCGCGGCCAGCTTGCCGGCATTGGCCATCGAGCCATTCACCGCCAATTACCAGGCCAGCTACATGGGCATGCAGGCCAACGGTGTGATGACGGTTGCCGCGGCCGGTAACAACCAATGGCGTTACAGCCTGCAGATCAAGAATCCAATGGCCGACCTGAGCCAGGCCACCGTGTTCGACGAGCACGGCGGCAAGCTGCGTCCGCTCAGCAGCCACGACCGTTCGGTGGTGTTGATCAAGCGCAAGCAGGTAGATGCGCGCTATGACTGGAACAGCAACCAGGCCACCTGGACTGGTGACGTGAAGCCCGATCGCAGCGGCCCGATCCGCCTGCAGAACGGCGACATGGACGCACTGCTGATCAACCTGGCCATCGCCCGCGATGTCGCCGACGGCAAGCCGCTGAACTACCGCATGGTCGACGATGGCCGCATCAAGCCGATGACCTATCGGGTGATCGGCAAGGAAAACATGACCATCGGCGGCAAGCAGCAGGAAGCCACCAAGGTGTCGCGCGTGGACGGCAACAAGGAACAGATCGCCTGGATCGTCCCCGGCATGCCGGTACCGGCGCGCCTGCTGCAGCGTGAGAATGGCCAGGACGCACTGGACCTGACCATCAAGTCGATCCAGTAA
- a CDS encoding DUF3108 domain-containing protein yields the protein MVLTALLVSAVSHAQETPAPAPAQAPVAPALPALEWTPPALEPFVATYQAFYKGKEAGDATMRVVHNSDSQWRVDLAVRGKRGFASVLGLNIEQSNVFNNEGAVYTPLSQSTVKKALFMSKKVTGVYNWQAGTAQWQGDLKEDRQRPIPLQRGDQSALVLNLSLMRDARPGQALQYRYVDVGRVRQYEYRAADTTENVQVGDLSYDALRVYRTNGGNDETILWIANGVPTPVRILQRKDGQDEIDLRLIEYQGA from the coding sequence ATGGTTTTGACCGCTTTGCTGGTATCGGCCGTCAGCCACGCCCAGGAAACGCCGGCACCCGCGCCTGCGCAGGCCCCGGTTGCACCGGCATTGCCGGCACTGGAATGGACCCCGCCGGCCTTGGAGCCTTTCGTCGCTACTTACCAGGCCTTCTACAAGGGCAAGGAGGCCGGCGATGCCACCATGCGCGTGGTCCACAACAGCGACAGCCAGTGGCGGGTGGACTTGGCGGTGCGCGGCAAGCGCGGCTTTGCCAGCGTGCTCGGCCTGAACATCGAGCAGAGCAATGTCTTCAACAACGAGGGCGCCGTTTACACGCCGTTGAGCCAGAGCACGGTCAAGAAAGCCCTGTTCATGAGCAAGAAAGTCACCGGCGTCTATAACTGGCAGGCCGGTACCGCGCAGTGGCAGGGTGACCTGAAGGAAGACCGACAGCGCCCCATTCCACTGCAGCGCGGCGACCAGAGTGCGCTGGTGTTGAACCTGTCGCTGATGCGCGATGCGCGCCCTGGCCAGGCATTGCAGTACCGCTATGTCGATGTCGGCCGGGTCCGTCAATACGAGTACCGGGCCGCCGACACCACCGAAAACGTGCAGGTGGGTGATCTCAGCTATGACGCCTTGCGGGTGTACCGCACCAATGGCGGCAATGATGAAACCATCCTCTGGATTGCCAACGGCGTACCCACGCCGGTGCGCATCCTGCAACGCAAAGATGGCCAGGATGAGATCGACCTGCGCCTGATCGAATACCAAGGAGCCTGA